From the genome of Psychrilyobacter atlanticus DSM 19335, one region includes:
- a CDS encoding corrinoid protein encodes MTKKELFEEIKNNLIEMEEEVVEELCKKSLEMGIPAKETIQEGLIAGMEVVGQLYEEEEYFLPEVLICSDAMNMGIDVLKPHLEGDVSSDKIRAVIGVVEGDTHDIGKNLVKIMLEAGGIEVHDLGRDVILDEFVNKAKEVEAHFIIMSTLMTTTMEGMKTVIEKLKSEGMRESVKVAIGGGPISQRFATEIGADLYTKDANEAVRKIKEIHEAA; translated from the coding sequence ATGACTAAAAAAGAATTATTTGAAGAAATTAAAAACAATTTAATTGAGATGGAAGAAGAAGTTGTAGAGGAACTATGTAAAAAGTCACTTGAAATGGGAATACCGGCAAAAGAAACTATCCAGGAAGGTTTGATCGCAGGAATGGAAGTTGTAGGTCAGCTGTATGAAGAGGAAGAATATTTTCTGCCTGAAGTGTTAATCTGTTCAGATGCTATGAATATGGGAATAGACGTATTAAAACCTCACTTAGAAGGAGATGTATCTAGCGATAAAATAAGAGCAGTAATAGGTGTAGTAGAAGGGGATACCCATGATATCGGAAAGAATTTGGTTAAAATCATGTTAGAAGCCGGAGGTATAGAGGTCCATGACCTGGGAAGAGATGTAATACTAGATGAATTTGTAAATAAAGCAAAGGAAGTAGAGGCTCACTTTATTATTATGTCTACCCTCATGACAACTACCATGGAAGGTATGAAAACTGTTATTGAAAAATTAAAATCTGAAGGTATGAGAGAATCTGTAAAGGTTGCCATAGGAGGAGGGCCTATCTCCCAGAGGTTTGCAACAGAGATCGGAGCAGATCTGTATACTAAGGATGCCAATGAAGCTGTCAGAAAGATAAAAGAAATACATGAGGCTGCATAG